A genomic region of Pseudomonadota bacterium contains the following coding sequences:
- the efp gene encoding elongation factor P: MKIDGNEIRPGNVIEHQGRLWRAIKTQHVKPGKGGAFLQVELKELRDGTKLNERFRSSETVERVRLDQNDFQFLYADGDSYTFMDNETYDQVTLNEQIIGQEAIAYLQDGMTVSIESFEGSAISVTLPDTVVLTVTEADAVVKGQTASSSYKPAVLENGVRTSVPPHIETGTRIVVNTGDGSYAERAKD, translated from the coding sequence ATGAAGATTGATGGAAACGAAATTCGGCCCGGTAACGTCATAGAGCACCAAGGGCGACTTTGGCGGGCAATTAAAACCCAACATGTGAAGCCAGGGAAAGGTGGAGCTTTTTTGCAAGTGGAGCTCAAAGAGCTTCGTGATGGCACGAAACTTAACGAACGGTTTCGTTCCTCAGAAACAGTGGAGCGTGTGAGGCTAGACCAAAACGATTTTCAGTTTTTATACGCTGATGGTGACTCCTACACTTTTATGGATAACGAAACTTACGACCAAGTTACCTTGAACGAGCAGATTATTGGCCAAGAAGCTATAGCATATTTGCAAGATGGCATGACTGTAAGCATTGAGAGTTTCGAAGGATCGGCTATTAGTGTAACTCTTCCTGACACTGTTGTTTTAACAGTTACCGAGGCAGACGCGGTCGTCAAAGGTCAAACAGCGTCTTCTTCTTACAAGCCAGCAGTTTTAGAAAATGGAGTGCGCACTTCGGTCCCCCCTCATATTGAGACTGGAACACGTATAGTAGTAAACACAGGGGATGGCTCCTATGCGGAGCGTGCCAAAGATTAA
- the thiE gene encoding thiamine phosphate synthase — translation MASTCRLYLITPPKIELPTYSNLLKQALDGGDVACLQIRLKQVEDDEIRKITECLQTILQSYDVAVIMNDRPDLAAELGCDGVHVGQEDTPYKEARSIVGEEKIVGVTCKKSRHLAIEAADDGADYVAFGGFFHSSTKQSAETERADPEILSWWTQTTNVPCVAIGGITVDNCKVLVESGADMVCVVSGVWDYAGGPAAAVNDFNRIFVS, via the coding sequence ATGGCATCAACTTGTCGTCTTTACTTGATCACACCCCCGAAAATTGAACTGCCGACATATTCAAATTTACTTAAACAAGCACTTGATGGCGGCGACGTCGCGTGTCTACAAATTAGATTGAAGCAGGTGGAAGACGATGAAATCAGAAAAATAACGGAGTGTCTTCAGACCATCCTACAAAGCTATGATGTGGCGGTAATTATGAATGATCGGCCGGATCTCGCTGCCGAATTAGGGTGTGACGGCGTTCACGTGGGGCAAGAGGATACACCTTATAAGGAGGCACGCTCAATTGTAGGCGAAGAAAAAATTGTGGGTGTAACGTGCAAGAAATCTAGGCATTTAGCTATTGAGGCAGCAGATGATGGAGCAGACTACGTGGCGTTCGGTGGATTTTTCCACTCATCAACAAAACAGTCTGCCGAAACCGAACGCGCAGACCCAGAAATACTCTCTTGGTGGACGCAAACTACGAATGTCCCGTGTGTTGCGATTGGTGGCATCACAGTTGATAATTGCAAAGTACTAGTTGAGTCGGGTGCTGACATGGTTTGTGTTGTGTCAGGTGTTTGGGACTATGCTGGGGGTCCGGCCGCTGCCGTCAATGACTTCAATAGAATTTTTGTAAGTTGA
- a CDS encoding OmpA family protein, with protein sequence MKNSVFARANGCSCKPTGIFLVSVIFIASMINQARCQTTVTPNVIVDESVLDDLGPRFNLPSMMRRGERDYLRPHKYQQGYDPELSGQPSRLLPAPDRPPRSRVTAPRSVPRTKLVRPSSRPLAPPKQKLGKGPGLLGQVKQSEVDSLGRKNKPSRPTASAPASLPAKASAPAASASQAKVVPALPKTVQTANPDALVPPAVPPESQGSMKTIPSPPLAGADQSRIKIPTPPTVEVPKTIAPKSLSSSSDTEALTPIVPPPPVITAPPVKGIPETMRNQKTSALSPNQPSAEGSVDGGKVTVFFATKSTDIPPGTESFFKKMVDQVKADKSLRLQLRGYAGSSEGSVSQARRVSLFRALAVRTYLMKSGIRSTRMDIRALGNKVEKGNPDRVDIEIKK encoded by the coding sequence ATGAAAAATTCAGTCTTTGCCCGAGCCAACGGATGTTCTTGTAAACCGACTGGTATTTTTTTGGTTTCGGTCATTTTTATCGCATCTATGATTAATCAGGCAAGATGTCAGACCACGGTAACTCCTAACGTGATAGTAGATGAATCTGTTCTCGATGATCTAGGACCAAGATTCAATTTACCTAGCATGATGAGGCGCGGAGAACGGGATTATTTGCGGCCTCACAAATATCAGCAGGGGTATGATCCAGAGCTATCAGGGCAGCCTAGTAGGCTCTTGCCAGCACCCGATCGCCCGCCACGTTCTCGTGTTACTGCGCCAAGATCTGTACCTCGGACAAAGCTTGTACGCCCTTCGAGTCGACCACTCGCGCCACCAAAGCAAAAGTTGGGCAAGGGGCCGGGACTACTCGGGCAAGTAAAGCAAAGCGAAGTTGACAGTTTGGGTCGAAAGAATAAGCCGTCGAGGCCAACAGCGTCTGCACCCGCATCTTTGCCGGCGAAAGCGTCGGCACCAGCAGCATCTGCGTCCCAGGCTAAAGTTGTTCCGGCATTACCAAAAACAGTACAGACCGCAAATCCGGATGCTCTTGTTCCGCCGGCAGTGCCGCCGGAATCACAAGGATCTATGAAAACGATTCCTTCTCCCCCCTTAGCTGGCGCAGATCAGTCAAGAATTAAAATTCCAACACCACCAACTGTAGAGGTGCCTAAGACTATAGCTCCAAAATCATTGTCATCTTCTTCTGACACTGAAGCGTTAACCCCGATCGTGCCCCCACCGCCAGTAATTACGGCACCCCCCGTCAAGGGCATTCCAGAGACAATGAGAAATCAAAAAACGAGTGCTCTGTCGCCAAATCAGCCTTCTGCTGAAGGCAGCGTTGACGGTGGGAAGGTAACAGTGTTCTTTGCTACTAAATCAACAGATATTCCGCCCGGCACAGAATCTTTTTTCAAGAAAATGGTTGACCAGGTGAAAGCGGACAAATCTCTACGCTTGCAGCTGAGAGGGTACGCTGGCAGCTCAGAAGGCTCGGTAAGTCAAGCCCGTCGCGTATCATTGTTCAGAGCACTTGCAGTCCGTACCTACTTGATGAAGAGCGGGATTCGCAGTACTCGAATGGATATTCGCGCGCTGGGCAATAAAGTTGAAAAGGGGAATCCAGACCGAGTAGATATAGAGATTAAGAAGTAA
- a CDS encoding inositol monophosphatase family protein: protein MASRTPLINVMVRAAERAGRALIRDFGEVEQLQVSRKGPADFVSNADLKAEKIVRYELSKARPDYGFLMEEGGVVHGKDNSNVWVIDPLDGTSNFLHGLPHFCVSVGLKRDGEVYAGVVFDPVKDEVFWAERNLGSYLNDRRIRVSYRPRLEEALLATGIPFALHEGTDAGSKFVNQLESVMHKTAGVRRFGSAALDLAYVAAGRYEGFWENGLNPWDVAAGIVIVREAGGFVSEINGKRYELGAKDILATNDSLHQKLQSVLSSVSP, encoded by the coding sequence ATGGCGAGCCGTACACCTTTGATAAATGTCATGGTTCGAGCGGCTGAACGGGCAGGCCGTGCATTAATTCGTGATTTTGGTGAGGTTGAGCAGTTACAAGTCAGCCGAAAAGGGCCGGCTGATTTTGTGTCTAACGCAGACTTAAAGGCTGAGAAAATTGTCCGTTATGAGCTTTCAAAGGCGCGCCCAGACTACGGTTTTCTCATGGAGGAGGGGGGGGTTGTACATGGAAAAGATAACAGCAATGTCTGGGTTATTGATCCTCTCGATGGAACTTCAAACTTTCTCCATGGTTTGCCGCACTTTTGCGTGTCTGTTGGATTGAAGCGTGATGGTGAGGTATACGCAGGAGTTGTCTTTGACCCGGTCAAGGATGAAGTTTTTTGGGCTGAACGTAATCTGGGTTCTTACCTAAACGATCGTAGAATTAGAGTATCATATAGACCACGTTTAGAAGAGGCTTTACTTGCGACCGGCATACCGTTCGCGCTGCACGAAGGCACTGACGCAGGCTCAAAATTCGTCAATCAGCTCGAATCAGTAATGCACAAAACTGCGGGTGTGCGTCGTTTTGGCTCTGCGGCACTTGACTTGGCTTATGTCGCAGCTGGCCGATATGAGGGATTTTGGGAGAATGGATTAAACCCTTGGGACGTTGCTGCTGGTATAGTTATAGTTCGTGAAGCTGGCGGATTCGTGAGCGAAATCAACGGGAAACGGTATGAATTGGGGGCGAAGGATATTCTCGCTACAAATGACAGCCTTCATCAAAAACTGCAATCAGTTTTAAGTAGTGTGTCTCCCTAA